A genomic segment from Nicotiana tabacum cultivar K326 chromosome 7, ASM71507v2, whole genome shotgun sequence encodes:
- the LOC107800551 gene encoding WAT1-related protein At1g68170-like: MASMENICNVVHEMRPLLLMIFGQIILAGMNIVFKLATSDGMNFSILIFYRCLFASVFMVPLAFFIERGKRAKLTKMVIFQGFLCGLLGGSLGQNMYLQSLVYTSATFVSAMFNLIPAITFVVAIILRLEKLGLKTPAGKAKVLGTIVCISGAMLLTLYKGPEINMGKTNINLLHSTHHKGESKPLAGAILALAGCTCYALLLIVQAKAAQRYPCPYSFTALLNVMAAVQCFVVAVVVERDWKEWKLGWNVRLLASAYTGIFCSGVLFTIIAWVVRMKGPVYVSVFNPLMLVMVAISGYLFLDEKLYLGSVLGSIVIVCGLYVVLWGKDKEIKKLSQLVPDKEENDIKASSLKDSSHGGSSKREEKEDEGEENKRDSQAGSEILGGIYIYH, translated from the exons ATGGCTAGCATGGAAAATATATGCAACGTGGTGCATGAAATGAGGCCTCTTCTGCTTATGATTTTCGGGCAGATAATACTTGCAGGAATGAATATTGTGTTCAAACTTGCCACCAGCGATGGGATGAATTTTAGCATTTTGATCTTTTATCGTTGTCTCTTCGCCTCTGTATTCATGGTCCCTCTAGCATTCTTTATTGAAAG GGGGAAAAGGGCCAAGCTAACAAAGATGGTTATATTTCAAGGATTTCTTTGTGGTCTACTTGG GGGTTCATTAGGACAAAACATGTACCTACAAAGCTTGGTCTACACATCAGCAACTTTTGTCTCAGCAATGTTCAATCTCATTCCTGCCATAACATTTGTTGTTGCCATCATATTGAG GTTAGAGAAGTTGGGCTTGAAAACACCAGCAGGTAAAGCAAAGGTATTGGGGACAATCGTTTGCATCAGTGGAGCGATGCTCCTAACACTATACAAAGGGCCAGAGATAAATATGGGGAAAACAAACATTAACCTGTTGCATTCCACACATCATAAGGGAGAAAGTAAACCTTTAGCAGGGGCTATTCTTGCCCTAGCTGGTTGTACTTGCTATGCACTGTTGTTGATTGTTCAG GCTAAGGCAGCTCAGCGATATCCATGTCCTTACTCATTCACTGCTCTACTGAATGTAATGGCAGCAGTGCAATGTTTTGTTGTTGCAGTAGTTGTGGAAAGAGATTGGAAGGAATGGAAATTAGGGTGGAACGTTCGACTTCTTGCTTCAGCATATACA GGGATATTTTGTTCTGGAGTACTTTTTACCATCATCGCATGGGTAGTCCGTATGAAAGGTCCAGTATATGTATCCGTTTTTAACCCTTTGATGCTTGTGATGGTGGCAATTTCTGGATACTTGTTCTTGGATGAAAAACTATATCTTGGAAG TGTGCTTGGATCAATTGTGATAGTGTGTGGACTATATGTTGTCTTGTGGGGGAAAGATAAAGAAATCAAGAAACTCAGCCAGTTGGTGCCTGATAAAGAAGAGAATGACATAAAAGCTTCATCACTTAAAGACAGTAGCCATGGTGGAAGCAGCAAAAGGGAGgaaaaagaagatgaaggagaagAGAATAAGAGGGATTCTCAGGCTGGTTCTGAAATTCTAGGAGGCATTTACATTTATCACTAA